From bacterium, a single genomic window includes:
- a CDS encoding ribbon-helix-helix protein, CopG family, protein MDVKKEETKCVAVHIPKDLIAEIDQLKEKLGLSKNALLVELIKLGLEEKKKE, encoded by the coding sequence ATGGATGTAAAGAAAGAGGAGACCAAGTGTGTTGCTGTTCATATTCCGAAAGATTTAATTGCAGAGATTGATCAGTTAAAGGAGAAATTAGGTCTAAGCAAGAATGCCCTGTTGGTAGAACTAATCAAGCTGGGTCTTGAGGAAAAGAAGAAAGAATAA
- a CDS encoding DUF3795 domain-containing protein — translation MQRMIAFCGLICTECPAFLATQKDDDEERRKVAEMWSKQFNLDIPPDHINCDGCLSGSERLFCHCKVCEIRKCGQERNLKNCAYCDEYACEKLNKHFEMAPEAKITLERIRMSL, via the coding sequence ATGCAAAGAATGATTGCTTTTTGCGGACTAATCTGTACTGAATGCCCTGCATTCTTGGCAACCCAAAAGGATGATGATGAGGAAAGAAGAAAGGTTGCAGAGATGTGGTCTAAGCAGTTCAACCTGGACATTCCACCAGACCATATTAACTGCGATGGGTGTTTATCAGGAAGTGAAAGACTTTTTTGTCACTGCAAAGTCTGTGAAATAAGAAAGTGTGGACAGGAGAGGAACCTTAAGAACTGTGCTTATTGTGACGAATATGCTTGTGAGAAACTTAACAAGCATTTTGAAATGGCACCTGAGGCTAAAATTACCCTTGAAAGAATCAGGATGAGTTTATGA